The Deltaproteobacteria bacterium HGW-Deltaproteobacteria-18 genome includes the window TCTCGCTCGTTTCCTCCGAAGACAGGGTGCTGGCCCTGCTTCCTTTCTCCTTGCCGGACAGTACCGGTGATCTGCTCATCCGTGCCCTGGCCCGAGGTGGCGTGGAATGCGCAGGCGTCTGGCCGCCGACAGACTTTGAGGCCTTGGCCGCGCGCATTCGGGACGAGAATTTTACCAGCATCGTAGGCCTGCCCCAGCATCTTCTGGCCCTCGCCTATGTTCTGCCGCACGGTCTGGTCCGCACCATGCTCCTGTGCTCGGATTACGCTCCTCAATCTTTGCGCACGCGTATCGAGGAAGTCTGCGGCTGTGAGACTTTTCTGCACTACGGCACTACCGAGACGGGACTTGCCGGGGGGGTGGAATGCAAGGCGCACGGGGGCTGTCACATGCGCGAGTCCGACCTGCTGATCGAGATTGTCGATCTGCGCACAGGCGACGTAGTGCCCGAAGGCGAAGTGGGGGAAGTGGTCGTGACCACCCTGAACCGCCAGGCCATGCCGCTCTTGCGCTACCGCACCGGAGACCTGGCCAGTCTCGAAACGTCGCCCTGTCTTTGCGGCGGGGTCACTGCGCGGCTGTGCGATATCCGCGGACGGCGCCGGGCCTGCCAGCTTGCCGGAGGTTTCTCCGTGGCCAGCCAGGACCTCGATGACGTCCTCTTCGGCCTCGACGGCCTGCTTGATTATCGCGCCTCCCTGACACGTTCGGCAGGAAGGGATGCAATCAGCGTTGAATTCCTGGCCAGACCGGGGCATGAGCGACTGGAGCGGGAGATTCACCGTGCCCTGAATTCGGTCCCTGCCCTGCACATGGCCATACAGAGCCACAGCTTCGAGACAGGGCCCGCGCAGGCGGTGGAGTTCTTTTCCCCGTCGCACACCTTGAAACGCACCATCCTTGATAAACGCGGGAGTTGTTCATGAGCGATATATTTGAGTCTGTCATAGATGTTCTTCGAAAAGGGGAAGACGCTGTCTTTTGCGGTATCGTCGAGAGCTCTGGCTCGGCTCCACGCACTTCCGGGGCGCGCATGCTGGTGCTGTCCGACGGATCCATTTTCGGGTCGGTGGGCGGAGGCGCTGTCGAGGGCGCGTGCCAGGCCAAGGCTGAAAAAATGCTGCAAGGGAACGAAACCCATCATTTCTTGTCCTTTGACCTGAGCTCCGTCAAAGCCGCCGACGCAGGCATGGTCTGCGGGGGAGCGGTGAAGGTGCTGCTGCAGCGGGTCTCTGCGCAGCATCTGCCATTTTTCGAAAGAATCGAACAGTTTCGTCATGAAAGTCAAAGGCCGGTGCTGCTTACCGTCATGCCGCCGGAGCAGGCTCCCGTGCTGGCCGTCTGGACGTTTCGCGACGGACTGGCGGGAGCCGGACTGCCCGAAAAACTGACAGCGGAGCTGGCACGCAAGGCCGTCAAGACGCGCCAGTCGTTCAGTCTGGAAGAGGATGGCGTGCACGTTTTTGCGGAACCCGTCATCGCGCCTACGGTGCTGCATCTGGTCGGCGCGGGGCATGTGGCCCTGGCCACGGCCAAGGTCGGGGCTTTTGCCGGTTTCGAGGTGGTGGTCATGGACGACCGCTCGGAGTTTGCCAGTGTCGAGCGCTATCCCGAAGCGCGCGAAGTGCGCGTGCTCGGGAATTTCGACGGCTGCCTGGGCCAGCTTGGCCCTGACGACTACGTGGTCATCGTCACCCGAGGGCATCTGCATGACCGCGATGTCCTGGCCCAGGCGCTGGGGACGGGTGCCGGGTACATCGGCATGATCGGCAGCCGGAGCAAGCGCGATGCGGTGTACCGTTCCCTGCTTGAATCGGGCTTCACGGAGCAGGATCTGGCGCGGGTGCGCTGTCCCATCGGTCTGCCCATCGGAGCCGACACCCCCGAAGAGATAGCGGTCAGCATCGTTGGCGAGTTGATCAGCGAGCGGGCCGGGCTGTCTGAATGAACGTGGACGGGGTACGATTCGGTGCCGTCATCCTGGCGGCCGGGTTTTCCTCGCGCATGGGTGATTTCAAGCCACTCATGGATCTTGGCGGCATGACCGTTCTGGAGCGCTGCGTGCGTCTCTTCCGCGAGGCCGGCGTGCACAGGATCCTGACCGTGACAGGGCACCGCGCCCCCGAGGTCCGGGCCGAGGCGGGCAGGCTCGGCATCCACACCGTGCACAATCCGGATTACGAGGCGGGCATGTTTTCCTCGGTGCGTGCGGCCGTGTCCTCCGGACCTGGCCGGGACGGGTTCTTCGTTCTGCCCGTGGACATCCCGCTGGTGCGTCCGGCCACGGTCGAGCTGCTTCTCGACGCCTATGACGGCCGCGTGGCCTATCCGGTCTTCGGCGGCGAGCGCGGCCATCCGCCCCTCATCCCCTCGGAGCTGATCCCGCATATCCGGGAGCACGACGGCAGCTGCGGCCTGCAGACCGTCCTGGAGCGGGCCGACGCCCTGGACGTTCCGGTCTGGGACCGTGGAATTCTTCTGGACGCCGATACGGCGGACGATTTTTTCGTGCTGCGGGGGCGGGCCGCTCGCATGCGCGTCGGCGATCACGACGAGGCCTTGGCCCTGGCCGGACTGTCCATGCCCGAACGCGGCGTGGCCCATGGCCGGGCCGTGGCCGCCGTGGCCCTGCGTCTGGGCGGGGAACTGAACCGGCATGGGGGGAATCTCGATCTGAATCTGATTCACAACGCCGCGCTGTTGCACGATGTAGCCAAGGGCTGGCCCGGGCATGAGGCCGCCGGCGGGGATCTGCTGGGGCGCCTTGGACTCGGTGGGCTGTCGGACATCGTGGCCGCCCATCGGGATGTTCCGCCGCCCGTCTCGGGCGTGCTCACGGAGAAGGAGGTTGTCTGCCTGGCGGACAAGCTGGTTCGTTGCGACCGCCGCGTTGCCGTGGAGGACCGTTTCGGCGAGAAGCTGAACCTGTACCGCTGCGACGAGGAGGCCTGCGACGCTATCCGTGGCCGCCTGCGCAACGCCCTGGCCCTGCGGGACATGATCGAGAAGATCTGTGGCCGCGAGGTGGAGGCCATTCTCGCCGGGGTTCTGCCATGAGTGTCATCTATCTCATCCGCCACGGCGAGATCACCCAGTCCTTGCCACGCCGGTTCGTGGGCCAGACGGACCTGCCTCTGACGGACCGCGGGCGGGAGCAGATCGCCGCCGTCGCCGGATTCCTGGCCGGACGAGGCGTGGGACGGTTGCTGTGCAGCCCTCTGTCGCGCTGCGTTCAGAGCGCGGGCATCATCGGTGCGGCTCTGGGAATTGTGCCGGAATCCGTCCCGGATCTGCGCGAAATAGCACTGGGTACCTGGGAAGGGCTGACCGTGGACGAGGTGCGCGAGCGCTTTCCCGGCCGCTACGAGGCTCGCGGCCGTAACCTCGCAGGATTCCGTCCACCGGGAGGGGAGAGCTTCGCCGACGTGCAGCGTCGTGCCTGGACGGCTTTCGAAGAGACCACTGCGGATCTGGAAGAACCCCTGGCCATCGTGGCCCACGGCGGGGTCAACCGTGTGATCCTGTGTCGCATCCTGGGCATGCAGCTTGAAAATCTGTTCCGCCTGGAGCAGGACTACGCCTGCGTCAACATCCTGCACGCCGGGCCGGAGTCATTTCGGGTCTCGGTCATGAATTTTCGGGCGTATGAGCAACATGCTTTCGTCGATGCCCTTGGTCCGTTGTCATCAAGAACGCTTCGCATTGATGAGGTCCCAGTTTCAGGCACCGAGGATTCATTCAAGGCGTGATCGGGATTTCCCACTCGTGCACCTGGGATCCTTTGTCCCTTCGATAGGAGATCCCGTGGATACCATTCAGTGCTTCGCGCCAGCCTGCAGAAGCAATCGGACACTTTCATCGTCTCCCATCCGCAACGCGAGTTCGTGCGCGGTCCTTCCATTTCGGTCGCGACCGTCAGGGTCAGCGCCGTTGCGCAACAGCCATTCCATGATCCCGTGCTTACCCGTCGAGCCGCTGCTGCTGTAGTGAACACTGAAGGTGGCTACCTCGGCAAGGAGAGAATCCCCCTCGGCGTTGGTCGCATTCACGTCCGCACCGATTTTCAGAAGTGCGTCCGCTTCATCCATCCTGCCTTTGCGCAGCGCTTCGCGTAGCGGAAGGTATCCCCCTTGTCCCGGTGTATTGAGCACCGCCCCATGCTCCAGCAGGATGCGGGCGGTGTTCGGGTTTGAGCCGGTCGCCGCCACGGCCAGCGCAGAACGGCCTCTCAGGTCGCGCGTGTTGACGTCCGCCCCGGCCAGCAGGATGGCACGTATCATCGGGGCGTCGTTGCGGGCGACGGCTTCGAGAAGCGGCGTCTGCCCGTTCTGGTCCACGGAATCCACGAGCGGACCGTGTTTCAGGAGGGCCGTTACGTTGTCGAGCCTTCCCGCCCGCACGGCCAATATTAGTGGCGTGTTTTTCCAGGCATCGCGGGCATCGATTGCAGCCTGGCGGCGCAGCAGTTCATTGATCACCTCTGGCGAACACATTTCTGCCGCGGCGTGAAGCGGGGTCACGCCGGAACTGTCGGAGACACTTGCTTCCGCGCCGTGCTGCAGCATGGCCAAGGCGAGTTCATCCTGGCCAAGGGCGCATGCCCGGAGCAGAAAAGGCTTGGAGTGCAGTCCACGAAAGTTGCTGTCGGCACCGCGCCGAACGAACTGGATAGCGACTGCGACCTGGCCGGGATCCGGAACTTTCTTGCTGGCCTTCAGCATCTCGAATCCCTGCAGCGTTGCGTGCAATTCCGCTTCGAGAGGGTTGCTGTGACGCTGCCAGACTGTCTGAGCCTCCCGGTCCAGTCCTGAACCATGGATGAACAGCCATACATGCGCCCCGGCAAAGATGAGGAAATAGAGATAGATAAATGGTTTGAAGAGTGACGGGCCCTGCTTGCGGGTCGCATACAGCGCCACGGGGCCGATGAACACATGGATTGCCAGCACGGCAAGCCAGGGTATGATCAACGCCAGACCGCCAGGGCCGTCAAAGACGGAAAACTGGCTGACGAGCATCAGGGCCAGAGAGCTGGACAGACAGAGCAGGGTCAATCCGGCTGGGCGGATGGGGCGACCGGGAATGGGGCGCATGCAGCATTGTCCTTGGCTGATGTGAGGGTTGAGAGCGCTGTCGGGCGAGCCCCGTCATGGCAGCGTACGACTCTTTTCCCGGGCGGACAGCGAGGGCCTCGCGCATTCCGGTCAGATCCCATTGATGGAGCATTCGATTCATGTCCTTACATGGGAGCCTTCCGTGTTCACGACAAACAAGCCGTCTCGTTCCGTCTCGTTTGAGTCAGCGAAGCACTTCCCTGCTGTTCAAGTGCATGAGTACACACCAAAAAAGTTCGGCGTCAACAGGGGGACTGCAGAGACTCCCGGGCTTCACATGTCATTGCTTTTATGTCTTTTTTGACTTAAAAGTCTCGTCATGTGCCATGAAGAGGGGATACAAATTCCGTATGCCACTTGATTCACTCTGAACAACCGTCAACAAGGAGATTGTGGACATGTTGCTGCGTTTTATTTTCACGCTGTTGCTGGCCGCTTTGACAACCGCGCCTACGTTCGCAGCCGACTGCACCGAGACCTTCGGTCAGGGAGCCAAGGTTTTTTCGCTGGCTACGGGGAGCCCTGGTGAACTGGGGCTGCTGAAGGCGTTGGCCGAGGATTTCGCCAAGGACAACGATGCGAAGATGTGCTGGGTCAAGGCCGGGTCCGGCGCTTCTCTGAAGCTTCTCCAGGCCGGGAAGGTCGACATGATCATGGTTCACGCCCCGGCTGCCGAAAAGAAGGCCGTCGAGGAAGGCTGGGCCGTGAAGCGGACGCTCATCGGCTCCAACGAATTCTACATCGTCGGGCCGACCGACGACCCGGCCGGAATCGCCGCAGCCAAGGACGCCGCAGACGCCTACCAGCGCATCGCCGCGAAAAAATCGCTGTTCTTCTCGCGCGGTGACAACTCCGGCACCCACAAGAAGGAGATGGATGCCTGGAAGAACGCCGGCGTGACTCCTTCCGGCGACTGGTACGTCGTGACCAAGGACTTCATGATGGCGACGCTAGGGCGCGCCAATGCGGAGGGCGGCTACTTCATGACCGATTCGAGCACGTGGGTCGCCGCCAGACAGGAAATGGCAAATCTCAAGATCCTCTTCCGCGGCGACAGGTTCCTGGTGAACACTTACAATGCCCTGACGCGGCCAGCGGACGGTACGTCTGGAACGGACCTTTCGGTCAGGTTCATCGACTATGTGGCCTCCGAAGCGGGGCAGAAAATCATCGTTGAATACGGCAAGGACAAGTACGGTGAAGGCCTCTACAACGATGCGGCCTACGCCAGGCAGTACGATCGCTAGGATCTGGATTGATCCGCCGGGCGCATAACGCCTGGGGTTCAAACGTGAAACGCCGTTCTGGATGATCCGGGACGGCGTTTCACGTTCAGCAGCGAGGGATCAGTACCTTTTGAGCTCTTCCTTGGCCAGGACCGCATGAACCCCGTCTCCGTTCGAGGGATGGACCAGAAGTGTCGACCTGCCGTTTATGCAGATGGTCTTGAGCTGGTGGCGCGAGATCATGGAATAGCTGTTCCAGCTCATGGCCGTCATCTCGCGGCATGCGACCTCGACGAGAAAGCCCATGCCCTTGCTCTCCAGATTGTCGGTGTCGTCCATGCAGATCATGAGTGTCGCGGATTCGCTCCTGAATTTTGGGGTTTGGGGTTGGCTAAGATGTCTATTACGGCTCAATGGTGGCGCTGGCTCAAGCGTTGCCATGAGAGGTTATTGTACGAGCATTGGACATGGACTTCGTGTCGGCGTATTGGGGCACACTCATGTTCAATGCTTCACAGGACGCCTCAAAACGGCGATCTGCTGTGCCAACGAAAAAATCCAGGCCGCTTGTGTATGCTCAATACACCGTGCGTCCTGCGAATTTTGAATTTTTATGGCAGCCAGTTAAAAGTACATAAGGAATCCGCATGAAAGATAATGATAACACCGCCCTTGGCCGCTCCCTCTGGCGGCTGGTGCGTTTTGCCCGCCCTCATGCGCGGCGGATCGGCGTTGGGCTTGCTGCCAATGCCGGGGCGCGTTTTTTCGACTTGCTGCCCATGATCGTGGTTGGCCGCGTGGTGGACACTGTGGCCGGAGCTTTGCGCGAAGGTCATGCGCTGGCAGGCAGTGATTTTGCCTGGGCCGGTCTTTTGGTGCTGGGTACCTTCGCCGGGCTGGCCGTGTTTCAGAGCGTCAGCGACTACACCCTGGATTCGGCGGCGCAGCGAATCCGTCACGACCTGCGCGTGGAACTCTACACCCATGTGCAAAAGCTCGACGTGTCCTACTTCGAGTCCCGCCAGACCGGCGACATCATGGCCGTGCTGGCCGGGGACGTGGACAATCTGGAGCGCTTCTTTTCCGACACGTCCACGAGCATCGTGCGACTTTTCATCACTTTCACCGGAATCTACGGCATCCTCTTCTGGATGGACTACCATCTGGCGCTGCTGCTCCTGGCTCCCATGCCCATCGCCATCTGGGCCGTGCGCTTCTTTGCCACCCGCGTCGCACCGCAGTACCGCAAGGCAAGAAAAGCCGTGGGTGACATCAACGCCATCCTGGAAAACAACCTGCAGGGCATGAACGTCATCCAGGCCTATTCAGCGCAGGATCACCAGACCGGCCGCATCCGCCTGCGTTCCGAGGAATACCGTGACGCCGCCATCCGCGCGGCCCGTGAACGGGCGCGGTTTGTTCCTTTGCTCTACGGGGTGGCGGGGCTGGGATATGCGCTTCTGATTGGCGGGGGCGGGTGGATGACATTCGCGGGCATCGGGCCCAGCGTGGGCGATTTCACCACCTTCGTGCTGCTGGCCATGCGCCTCATTCTGCCTCTTTTCGTCTTTGGCATGCTCATCAACCAGATCCAGCAATCCGAGGCATCGGCCCTGCGCATCAACGAGATTTTCGATACGACGCCCACGGTGCGCGATCAGGCCAAGGCCTTGTCGCTTGAAGGGGAACTTGAACGGGTCGAGATCCGCGATGTCTGCTTTGCCTATCCGGAACGCGAGAAGGTCCTGTGCGGAATAAATTTGCGCCTGGAGCGCGGCCGCGTGCTGGGCGTGGTCGGTCCCACGGGGGCGGGCAAGAGTTCGCTGGCCAAGCTCATGCTGCGTTACTACGACCCCTTGGAAGGAGAAATTCTGGCCAACGGCCGCGCATTGTCCTCCGTGACCTTGGACTCGTGGCGTGGGCGCATCGGCTATGTTTCGCAGGAAGCCTACCTGTTCCACGGAACAGTGTCCGAAAACATCCGCCTCGGTTCGCCATTGGCCACTGATGATGACGTCATGCGAGCGGCGGACATGGCCGGCGCCGGCGACTTCATAACCGCCTTGCCGCAAGGGTACGAAACCATGGTCGGGGACCGGGGCCTGAAACTCTCCGGCGGACAGCGGCAGCGCATCTCCCTGGCGCGGGCGCTGTTGCGCGATCCGGAATTTCTGATCCTGGACGAAGCCACCTCCAGCGTGGATACGCGTACGGAGGAGGCCATCCAGAACAATCTCAAAAACCTGCGCTCCGACCGCATCACCCTGGCCATCGCGCACCGCCTGTCCACGGTGCGGCACTGCGACGAGATCGTCGTGGTCGTGGACGGCATCATTGTCGAACGCGGAACACATGGTGAACTGGTTGCGACGGGTGGCGTTTATGCGGGGTTGTGGCAGGTGCAGAGCGGGGAGTGAGGGTGGCGAAAACGGAAGATGGTGGCGGTGCTGGTCCGGTTTGCCGGGAAGAGGGCAAGCCGGTGTCCAGCAAGGCTCCGTGGATTGTATCAGGGGTGATTCAGTTTGTTTGAATGAGTTTCGTTGTTCTGGCCATCCGCTTCTTCAATGGAGGAAAAGTTGGTGATGCGCACCTCGCCCTCTGGGAATCTGGCCAGAATTTCCAGTTGTCCACCCAGAGCCTCGATATGGTTTCGCAGCGTGGAAAGATACATGTCCGTTCGGCGTTCCTGCTTGGCAATGGCGGGTTGTTGTACGTTCAGCAGTCGCGCAAGGTC containing:
- a CDS encoding ABC transporter ATP-binding protein; translation: MKDNDNTALGRSLWRLVRFARPHARRIGVGLAANAGARFFDLLPMIVVGRVVDTVAGALREGHALAGSDFAWAGLLVLGTFAGLAVFQSVSDYTLDSAAQRIRHDLRVELYTHVQKLDVSYFESRQTGDIMAVLAGDVDNLERFFSDTSTSIVRLFITFTGIYGILFWMDYHLALLLLAPMPIAIWAVRFFATRVAPQYRKARKAVGDINAILENNLQGMNVIQAYSAQDHQTGRIRLRSEEYRDAAIRAARERARFVPLLYGVAGLGYALLIGGGGWMTFAGIGPSVGDFTTFVLLAMRLILPLFVFGMLINQIQQSEASALRINEIFDTTPTVRDQAKALSLEGELERVEIRDVCFAYPEREKVLCGINLRLERGRVLGVVGPTGAGKSSLAKLMLRYYDPLEGEILANGRALSSVTLDSWRGRIGYVSQEAYLFHGTVSENIRLGSPLATDDDVMRAADMAGAGDFITALPQGYETMVGDRGLKLSGGQRQRISLARALLRDPEFLILDEATSSVDTRTEEAIQNNLKNLRSDRITLAIAHRLSTVRHCDEIVVVVDGIIVERGTHGELVATGGVYAGLWQVQSGE
- a CDS encoding histidine phosphatase family protein, coding for MSVIYLIRHGEITQSLPRRFVGQTDLPLTDRGREQIAAVAGFLAGRGVGRLLCSPLSRCVQSAGIIGAALGIVPESVPDLREIALGTWEGLTVDEVRERFPGRYEARGRNLAGFRPPGGESFADVQRRAWTAFEETTADLEEPLAIVAHGGVNRVILCRILGMQLENLFRLEQDYACVNILHAGPESFRVSVMNFRAYEQHAFVDALGPLSSRTLRIDEVPVSGTEDSFKA
- a CDS encoding transcriptional regulator, with translation MTKKFSTLRAELSPQARKQSATLARKMLSEMPLHELRHARGLSQLDLARLLNVQQPAIAKQERRTDMYLSTLRNHIEALGGQLEILARFPEGEVRITNFSSIEEADGQNNETHSNKLNHP
- a CDS encoding ABC transporter substrate-binding protein, with amino-acid sequence MLLRFIFTLLLAALTTAPTFAADCTETFGQGAKVFSLATGSPGELGLLKALAEDFAKDNDAKMCWVKAGSGASLKLLQAGKVDMIMVHAPAAEKKAVEEGWAVKRTLIGSNEFYIVGPTDDPAGIAAAKDAADAYQRIAAKKSLFFSRGDNSGTHKKEMDAWKNAGVTPSGDWYVVTKDFMMATLGRANAEGGYFMTDSSTWVAARQEMANLKILFRGDRFLVNTYNALTRPADGTSGTDLSVRFIDYVASEAGQKIIVEYGKDKYGEGLYNDAAYARQYDR
- a CDS encoding metal-dependent phosphohydrolase; protein product: MNVDGVRFGAVILAAGFSSRMGDFKPLMDLGGMTVLERCVRLFREAGVHRILTVTGHRAPEVRAEAGRLGIHTVHNPDYEAGMFSSVRAAVSSGPGRDGFFVLPVDIPLVRPATVELLLDAYDGRVAYPVFGGERGHPPLIPSELIPHIREHDGSCGLQTVLERADALDVPVWDRGILLDADTADDFFVLRGRAARMRVGDHDEALALAGLSMPERGVAHGRAVAAVALRLGGELNRHGGNLDLNLIHNAALLHDVAKGWPGHEAAGGDLLGRLGLGGLSDIVAAHRDVPPPVSGVLTEKEVVCLADKLVRCDRRVAVEDRFGEKLNLYRCDEEACDAIRGRLRNALALRDMIEKICGREVEAILAGVLP
- a CDS encoding AMP-dependent synthetase; the encoded protein is MKPSSVDAMSARRLGLAWPLDRERIEAARMGALRKTVAHARQKSSWYRERLAGLDPDSLRSSADLARLPFLSNTDLAAHGQQLLCVSQCEVARIITLQTSGSTGTPKRLHFTREDLDSTVDFFQHGMFSLVSSEDRVLALLPFSLPDSTGDLLIRALARGGVECAGVWPPTDFEALAARIRDENFTSIVGLPQHLLALAYVLPHGLVRTMLLCSDYAPQSLRTRIEEVCGCETFLHYGTTETGLAGGVECKAHGGCHMRESDLLIEIVDLRTGDVVPEGEVGEVVVTTLNRQAMPLLRYRTGDLASLETSPCLCGGVTARLCDIRGRRRACQLAGGFSVASQDLDDVLFGLDGLLDYRASLTRSAGRDAISVEFLARPGHERLEREIHRALNSVPALHMAIQSHSFETGPAQAVEFFSPSHTLKRTILDKRGSCS